The following nucleotide sequence is from Psilocybe cubensis strain MGC-MH-2018 chromosome 13, whole genome shotgun sequence.
CTCTTCGCCATCGACATATTTCACTCAAGTGAACATAAATGTGGTGAAGcctgttttctttcatcttACTGTGCAGAAAATCCAAATCTGCTCAGACTAAATTCTAGTGCTGCAGAATGTGGAAACAGTGGGATTTCCAAGATTCGAAAGGCTGTGAGCTATATGTCACAGGACAGAGCAGTGATGTACATGAGGGTTTTCTTTTCGATTTGGAACAGGCAGCAGATTCAAAAGTTAGAAAAAAAGCAAGGTCATTAGTTAGCCTGTAGTTAAAAATTTAAATCAACATTGTTTGTCTCCAACCACAGAAACCGCAGATGTGTCAAATGCATGGTTTAGAGTATTTTTGACAGGATATCCGGGGAGAGAACAAATATGTGTGGCTGCCGAATTTTGGTCAACATGCATTATATTTATGCTAGTATAAAAATTGACGCAGAGGATTCAGTTCTGGAACATGGTTAATATATGGCCGGTACGCCATTTCTCGCggggcaatcaaaaggtggcctgtgcaccatttctcgcggggcaatcaaaaggtggcctgtgcaccatttctcgcggggcaatcaaaaggtggcctgtgcaccatttcttgcggggcaatcaaaaggtggcctgtgcaccatttctcgcggggcaatcaaaaggtggccCGTATGTGGCCCGTCACCCCGTGCATCAAATCATGGCAACTCAAGAATTGGTGCCAAAAGAATCATTTTGAATCACTGTGTATTAAATATGCATTTGTACATTCTGCAGGATTCTAACTGCTCGCTGGTTCTGTGGTTAATGGATAATACCATGTGTGATTCCGAATGAGTGAAAGACGTCCTCAACAATTTGAGGTCTGTGCGTAACCCTAAAGTTGAATGTGGATACCACCTCCGCTGTATGACGGACGCTTAGACCAAGATGTTTGAAAGTGATTCTGAGAGCGAAATTGAGTATTTGAAGGATGAATGGTGCTCAGACCAATATTTAGGGTGGATAGTAAAGGGGTTGCACCGAAAGATTTGAGGTGTTACTAGAAAAAATGATGCTCCAGCTGCAATCTCTGTGACGCTTGTTGCAAAATGGGTGTTATCGCAGACTTTGACATATGAATGAAAATAATGCTCTGGCCAAATTTTGATATGCTCACACCAAAGTTTCTATCTGCATAATAAATCAAATTTGACCGAGAGATTGACATGTTAGGACAAAATGAAGCTCCAGGCCACAATTTGTGTCACCCGTGCAAAGTGATCGTTAGCGCAGACTTTGACGCGTTCATGAAAATGATGCTTGGGCCAAAGTTTCGTTCGGCATCCTAAAGTGAATCCAACCGCAAACCTTTACACTCTACTGAAAATCGAGGCGTACACCACAATTTCTATGAGCACATTAACAGAAAGCTCTCCAACACATGAGTGAGAATGATGCTCATGCCTCAATTGATATGATGCCAGTGGAAAAAATTTCCGTTAACCCAGATAATGGCGCTTCCGAGAACAATTTTTCCTTCCAATAACCCATTATAGACATCGGAATGTAGGGTACTTTATTTGCGGGAATGCAGGGTATAAGTTTCATTGGGATGTAAGGTACATTATACCTGCTTTACTACCCAGTCGATAGGCCAATACTCAACTGGttatttttgaattttcATCACGAAGTGGACATAAGGATGGGATGCAATCTCTAAGCAGATCGAACTCTGCAATTCTAGAAAAGCAAGAAAGCAAAGTATCTGTGTAACGAACTTCCCGAAACACAACTTACAACCATGTTCAAGCAAATCAAAGCCATCGTCGTGCTCACCCTTGCTATCTTCATAGCAAGTTCTATTGCTGCACCAACCATTAAAATTGTCAAACGTTTGTACTCATCCCTCTAAACGTAGGCCATTTAATCACTGAAAGTGTATTGTCTCCAGGACGCCCCCTTCGCGGCAACGCCATCACCTGCCCCTGAACGGACATCAGCATTCTCAGCGGTATGATACGACAATTGACCATCTTTCTTACTCCTATATTCAAGTCAACTCTAACAGGGCCAGAATAAAGACAAGAAGGATGGAGGGTTATTTGGGACGTACAAGGATACCGTTGAATACCCAAATAATACAAATTGAATCATGGATTTGATTAGCGTTGATACGACCGAGTCCATCACTCAGACTTTCGTTCCCCTCATAGGGTACCTGATGGTAGATGTTTTCTCTGATCGTTTAACTTTTGCTTTCGTGTTGCGCGTGGCACATTCAAACATCCAATTATGTGGGATATTCAACTATGATCCCGCTGTCCGCCTGTTCGCTTGAACACAATAGCAACTCACAAAACGGCAAGGTAAAAGAACCAATTAATAAATGATATGCTTCTACATCACGGACAGTGTTATACGTACAGCCGAAGAGGTCAAAAGCACAGCCTTCTGTATTGCTGCACTCCGTTAAAAGATTCTGATGCCATTTTCAAATATTTCAAGAGAGATGGTTCTCGATACATCACGCAGAACGTTGAGAGGTATTCGTAACATTAATAATTATGGATATAGAAGCTCTATGGGTGTATCGGTTCGTGTGAACCAAGTGTCTGCTGATAATTTAGAACAAACGTTGAGGTATTGAATAAGGATGATAGAAGTTTCCTACCTCACCTTGAAGCCCTTAGAGTTGTTTATTAATAGAGCTGACACCCACCGTGATATGAAAGTTTCCGACAAGTCCCCTCGCTACATTTTCGGATTTATCCACAACCGATGGGAAGTAAACCTTCCATACTTGGGTGATGTAAATGAAATTGGCTGCCGTCATACCAATTTGCATAATATTTTCTTCCAAGTTCGACATGGCCAGGCCACGGCCATCTCGCCCCAAAAAAACAATGTTCAAAATCATTGCTCTACTTCAGCGGCATTTAGCCAAGCCTGAAATGCCATATACTCCTCCCCGATGCGTTCGTAAGAAGCCTCCCAGTCGTAACATTGAACATCGGATCCAATTCGCTGGGTTTGAAAATCCTTTTCCATAAAATCGTCGTCCTCAAGTGTGTCGTCTGCCTGGCAAAGTAAAGTCTGCCTAAGGTACTGAAGGCAGTGATTCACGTGGTGCGGTGTTGCACTTCTATCGGATCTCTTGAGAAGCGCTCTTCGCAGCTGGACCATGCAGTGAAGCTGATGGTAGAAGGTGGATATAAATAGCCTATGATTGCTGCCTAAGTGAACACGGCCCGTGCCCTTTGGAAACTGAAAGAGAAGCTCCCATTCGTGTGTTCCCTCTGGGTCACTCGTATTGAGGGTATAGTGAAGTGTTTCCTGTAAGGTGAGTGCTGCTGGTGTCATTGAAAGTCCTGGATGATAAAACGGGTGGTCCATTCCAATGTAGGTATACGGTGTCTCTGTCGGGTAGGTCGTGATGAGGGAGTTCTGAGATCTGAATCAAATACAATACGCAGTAATACCTTTAAAGGTGTCAGTGTGTACACTAAAGACCTCGGATAGGGTCTTCATTGCGAAGTACACGTTGAGAAATGCAAGTAAAATGAGCAGAAACGATGAGCGGCTCATGGTGGTTTGCTAGCAAAGCAAGAAGTTGCACATATTGACAAGCGGGGAATGAATTGTCATGGTATATATATATGGCAGATATCAAAGCGACCTCCCACCTTCTTTACTATGTTTTACCGTCGGCTTTTGTGGGCACTGGCAGGCATATTTGCTGTGCTTGATGCAGCTTTCGTAGCACTTTGCCTGTTTAAACGTGCCCAGTCTTCCAGTGCCTCCCGCTTGTCAGCCAAAGGTAAATTATGACCTACAGGAATAAAAGTAACAAGACTCATCGCGGCCATTCATTCATCAAAGGATTGTACTATATGCCCGAGTATGGCTCCGCGGTTGCGATGCGAATCATTGGAAACAGCCAGCACTACCAAGTCAGCGGAGAAGATAGTGATGCAGAATGGGGAAGTTTAATTCCTACAGGCGGCCACGCTATTTATACCACAGTTGAAGATTCCGGAGTAATTGAAAAGAAAACCGTGACCATGCTTCACCAGTTCAAATGCCTCGATGAAATTCGCCGCCAGTACAATGGGCCTCAGTCGGCCCCTCTCTCACCATTGACTATCCACTGCATGAATTACCTCAAGCAGACTATACTCTGCCGACTTAACACGGGATTAGAACCGATAAAAAATCCGGAGGGAGGAGCATCTCGAGATTATGACACTGTGTGTCAGGATTGGACGAAAATATACGCAGAGGTAATTCGTAACCAGAATGCGTATAGCACATGGAAGTCACACATATAGTGTTATATACCTCCGTAATTTCAAGATAAGTCATGGATCACTTTCAAAGAAATGACGCTATGACGCTAGCTTGCGCTGCTTCATTTTGCGTACTTTTGGTACCACTGGAATGCGTTAATGACTGCTATATTTGTCTCCATAAAGGTACTTTGACGGCAGTAAAACTTGAAAGGGGAAAAGGCCTCCACATAACACGCAATACAACATCTTCTCGATAACATACTTAAAATCCGGCACTCTTACAGAATAAAATGCCCGCTCGCACGGCACGCCAATTCAACACCCACCCATAGTCCTAGATTACTCCCTGTCGAGTGGAAGTGTAAAACTTTCTGAGTGCATGACAGACTAAATTTAACCTAGATCGCGTTCAGTTGTACAGGGATTAGGAGTCACGAAAGGCTTACGGGGGATATGACAAGAAACGGCACGAGATTAATGGTAGTAGATGCGGCTCCACAGTACAACATGACGCGAGAGGGAGCTTCGAgagtaaaaaaaatgaacTCAAACATAACCATGGGTGTACGAATGTTAGGGATTATTCCGAGCAAAAAGAACGAGTGTTGGATAACTAGAAATGTTTTTAGCTAGTTTATTTTGTATGCATTGATTTTCCTACGCTATCGACCGACTACAATAATCACGCCCCGGTGTGAACAAACATGACCCAACGTTCCAGAGGGACACCTTGTTTTCTCATCTCCCTGATTGCAATGTTTAATGCCTGAGCGGATTCCTTAAAATTGGCAGTTGATCCATTAGAAAATATGTAGTCATAGAAATGCTTCGCAATGGTGGGtccatcttcatcatgcATCTCCCACAATGTTCCCACAACACTTCGGAATCCACAAAATTGCAATGCCGCGGATAAGTGGATGCTTTCATCTGGTGTTTGAGTATCTCCGGCGGCACTGTGGCACGCTGAAAGAAATGCTAACTCGGCATGGGGTAGTTTTGCCTGAATCAACTCCAGAAGCTCGAGTCGCTCATTGTAGAGCTCAAATGATGATCTGAATGGCTGATTGTCGTCTCCCAAGTGACCATGACAAGCCAGGTGAACCCGGGAGTGGTCCATAATGCCGCTGAGAACAGCATTCCTGGTTGCTTCGGAATCCATGAGAACATCTACGTTATCTTCATATCGCCTGATTACATCGACTTCATTTTTGACCCTATGAAGGTCCTTTCCTGATTGACCAACCACCAGCAGCTTCGGAACTCCCTGTGATTTGGATATTTTCGACCTCGCCCTGATTAATGCAGATAGTGTCGGAGTGTAGGAAGATATATAGATATCAGGCAGGTTTCTTTCACCACGCCTATAAGGTCCAGCAGCGTGGAGCGGAAGAGCACACAGCGCCGACGTTGGACACCACCAGATCCTCGATTTTTGGGCAATCCCAATGTCCGACAATCGCTCAACCACAGGGTGCCCTATTGTACGCCAAATATCCCGTAACACTCCCACAATCTCTCTGGAGGATTGAAGCTTGGTGGCATGGTCAAGAAGTGTTTCAGAGCGAGCTTGGGGCAACGGGACGAGAACGGGTGGACTATGATGGAGAATGATGATAGCGTCACAGCGGTAACTGCTGATGTTTACAATTATGACAGGGCCCTCGACCGCAGCTGCTTGAAGTTGTTTGAATTGAGGTGCTTGCAAAAAATTCTCAAACCCATCGATCTTACGAATCTTCTCCACTGTTTCATCCCATTCCTCCGATAGAATGCGATGCTTTTGCATTTGGGATTCGAGCAACTCGGATGAACTTGCTTCTTTGTTTTGAATTATGGATCGCTGGGATTGCAATACTATCTTCTcgagttggatattcaaagaCTCAAGTCGGTCAGCTAATTCAATCCCTTCATTGGCCTGGCGGAGTTCCTGAAGTGGGTCTTTGTACACATTGGCCTTGGACCACAGGATTGCGCGACCTTGTTCAAGCAACTCGACTGCTGTTTCAAGATCTCCAGTAGGTATTATCGCGGAGGATGATTCGCATGCCAATGAAGCAGCAGATTGGGTAGTAGCGAGGTAACTTTGTTGCGCTTCAACATGGCCACGGGAAATCAGTGACCGCTGCAGCAGATGGAGTGCAGTTTTACAGGCAGGTTTAACTGATTCATCGTTAAAGTCACGGGAAAATTTTATCCATACTGTAGCAGATGACAAGCGATGCTTTACAAAAGAATGGACGTCGCATGATGCTTGTGCAAAAAGTTGAAATGCCTCTTTAAAGTCATTCCTCGTTCCCATGTGTGCGAAACGGAACAAAAGAGAGACTGCCAGGTCGTGGAGATACTGTGAACGTCCCGGATGGCCTGGAAGCCGCAGTTTAATCGCATTGCGGTATAGATAAATTGATTCTTCTAAATCTGCTATATTTTGACTGTGCTCTTCGGTATACCGCGTACGCAGAACATTTGCCAGATTGTACAGGTCAGAGGAACGGTACATGTGCTCAACAGGCGTTAGCTTCATGGCTTCCCGGTGAAATGATATTGAATATTCCAAGTCTTTCTTGGATCCCAGTCGGGAGTGTCGCATTTGATGAGCAATTGCTAGACAGTTGAACGACCATGAGCGAAGTGGATGGCCAATGGGACGGAGGCTCAACGCCTCATGGCCAAAAAATATCGCTTCTGTTAGATCTTCGGTGGAATTCTGTTCTTCATAACGATTTATTAGGGCAAATGCGAGATTGTTGAAACTCAACGATCTGtttggatgatgaggagggcAACATCTGAGCGATTCTCTGAGAAGTGATATCACTTCTTCCAAATCTTCCTTTGATCCCTGTTGCTCATATCGACTTCTTACAGAAAGTGCAAGGTTTTGGAGAGAAGATGAACGCAGTGGATGGCCAGGAGGACAAAGCCTTAGTGATTCCCGACCTAGAGAAATAGACTCCTCCATATCTCCTATGGACCCCAGTCTATCGTATCGACGCTTGATGGCAAGTACTAGGTTGCTGAGAGCCTTTAAGCGATTTTGATCGTGCGGAGGAAGTATTTCAATCATTTCGCGTAGTAATGTAATTGCTTCTTCCAAATCGTCAATAGATCCTTGTCCCTCGTATTTCCTCATAAGGGCTCCAGCGAGGCTATTAAGAGTCGGTGGGCGTTCTGGTCCGTGTGGAGGCAGAAGCTTTAGCGCCTCAAGACACAGTGAAATTGCTTCGGCTAAATCATCCATTGATGCCTTCTGCTCATATCGGCACGTCAGAGCAACAGCCAGGTTGTTGAGAACGGGTAAACGAAGTGACCGGTCATAATCTACAAGGTGTGCTTCACGAGCGAGAGACACTAGTTCACCATAATGATCCATGGATTCTGGTTGTCCGTGCTGCGACATTAGAGCTGCAAGAAGTCCGCTGAGTGTTGCCGGATGGTGTGTTTGATCATGATTCAAGAGGCTCAGCAACTCGTGTCCGAGCGATATCGCCTCTTCCAGATCATCTGCTGATCCTTGCTGCTCATGTCGCCTCATAAGAGCATGAAAGAGCTGATAGAGGCACTTTGTACGAGCCGGGTGTCCAGGAGGCCGTAAACGAAGGGATTCGCGGTAGTTGGAAATCGCATCATCAACGTCTCTTGGTACAAAAAACTTTGCATACCGAAGTTCAAATGCTAGTCCCAGAGAGAAGGCAACGGTACCACGCCCAACCTGATTGGGTGATAGAAGGTCGAGTGCTTCTTGGTAACGCGTGATAGCGTCGTCTATATCCCGCCCAGCGCCTGAGTATTGAAACCGAGTCATGAGGGCGTCTCCAAAGCTTTCAATCAAATGGTACTTGTTTGGATGGTGAGGAGGGCATTCCTTGAGTTCCCTCTGGTAGAGGCCAATGACGGCGTCAACATCCTCTATACTGTTTACTTTACAATAACTTTCGCTCGCTGTAGGCTCTGCCCTAATGTATCAGTTTTAATTTATGAGTTAGCATTGTTCAATGCAGATTAAGAAATTAGAAAACACACTGCTGGTTAGCACTCATGACAAAACTTGTTGTAAACGTTCAACAGTATAGAGGGAGAATGAATACATCACCGTTGTGATTCCCACTTTCTAATCGATGAACGAACACAGCATGCTATATCCGCTGACTCATATCCCACTTCATCGGCCAATCGTTCACTTGATGTCACGTCCCGTGCAAGGTTGGCTCCATCCGTGCGTTTGTTGCACAACCTTTGCAAAAACGACTAGTTGAAGCGCAATATAGAAACCACAAACTTGAGAGACGTTTTGTATCATGATAGTTTCACCGAGCATAAAGGAAGGAGACCGCAGATTTTTAAGGGAAATTTTTTTATTGGTTTTTCGTAGCGCATGATTCCATATTCAAACAACAGAGTCGTTATAAGCAAAACAAGAAGTAACTTTGTATATACAGATGCAGGCCTTTGATGAAGTATTGCTACTCCATACATTTTGCGACTTCTGTGCGGTGATTGTCAAACCGTCAAAGGTAGCGTTCTCGGCCGCAACCTTGTGACTTTTAACACTTCTGCCATTGGAAGTTGAAAGTCTGTTGTTGCATTTGTTAGAATGAGTTTTCTATTTTAATCACCGGAAACATACCGTAGCAAGAGCAGTGTCGATCTGAAAAAAAGGTCAGCTTTACCAACTTGCGGGCAAAACAAAAACTCACAGAGTCGGTGGCAATGTAGCCGCTTCCCTTGGTGTTCTTCGAGTTGCTGACGCGCAGGTCACTCTGGATGTTGAGAACAGACGAGACTCCACATGGAGACGTGACTGTGGAGACGAGGTCGAAAGCATCACGGTAGGTGTAGTCGGCACCTGGAATCGAAATAAGCAAAGATTAACATTGATCTGGCGGAACAAGAGCGGGTCCGGAACTTACCGTCGACGGGACCGGTGAGATCAGAACGTGCGGTGGCTAGAAAAATACTTAGAGAAACGTCGTATGCGGAGATGCGTATGATAGATACCTTGAGTTACAACTCCTTGGACTGAGGAATGAATAATGATTTAGAGTTAATGCGAACCATACAAGGTGAAAACTCACAGTAATAGATAGATTGCTGGGCAGCAGTAACGGATTTGTCGAGTTGGTAATAGCCACGCTATGATAAAGTTTGGATGAGAAACACTATCCCGAGttaaaaaaaggaaaaaactAACGTAGTCGACAGTAGCAATGCCGAATGTGAAGCCAGGAGGAACGCTGGACAATCAAGGTTGAGTTGtaatcaatataatcaattTTTTGTACTTACTACACTCCCAAAGTCAACTGACAGTTCTTGCGGTTTTGGCTGATGGGGATTCCTGGGCCGGCTTCAGCGAAGAACTGACTGAAGGTAACAGTAACAGCAGTGCGGTCGGCTAGTAGATGCGCGTCAAATTTGAGTTGCAGATGAAAGAAACGATGTACGAACGGTTGAGAAGGTAGTAGGTGGATCCTGGAGGACATCCCGAACCATTGACACCAAGAGATGTGCTGTTATAGAGTATTCAGTGACAACAAAGAGAGCTTCTGTCAAGTATAACGTACATGTTGAAGCCGGCAGGTGCTGGGACAACGACTGGAATGGTTCCAGGGCTTTCACCAGACCTCTGGGGAGCGGCCAAAGCAGCGGTAGCGATAGTAAGAAGAGTGGCAGCAGAAGCAAAGAAGTTGAACATTGTTGGTATTCTGGATGCATATTACTTTGAAGATCATCAGCTTTTATACAAATTTTGGACCGGACAAGGTATAGGCTCACCACCATTTACACGACTAAGTTCTGTGTGGGTGACGGCGCTGGATTACCGCAGTACCGCCTCTGAAGATCACACGATTTGTGGTGTTTCCGATATAGAAATGTATTAAACGGAGACTATAGTCAGCCATAAAAGGTATGCAGCTGTGGTCGCCATACCTTGGGGTCAGTACGTCGAACGTTAAATTCCACCATAGCCcatgaaatgaaaatgagTCTAATTTCTTTGGAATAAATCGGGCGTAGTTTTCGAAATAAGGTAACACTCTTCTTTCCATACGAGTGAGCCAACGAACCAATAAGTCAGGATAAGAATCTTACACGTGTACCATCTGCCCAAGCACTTGAACAGTTTCGAACAATAACTTCGCAAGTGGAAAAACTAAGGAAATTTTGCCGTGTATAACATCGGTAATTTGGATTAGAATTTAACTCCTTACATTGGAAAAG
It contains:
- a CDS encoding putative secreted protein (putative secreted protein ARB_07590), with product MFNFFASAATLLTIATAALAAPQRSGESPGTIPVVVPAPAGFNITSLGVNGSGCPPGSTYYLLNPDRTAVTVTFSQFFAEAGPGIPISQNRKNCQLTLGVYVPPGFTFGIATVDYRGYYQLDKSVTAAQQSIYYFQGVVTQATARSDLTGPVDGADYTYRDAFDLVSTVTSPCGVSSVLNIQSDLRVSNSKNTKGSGYIATDSIDTALATTFNFQWQKC